Genomic window (Xenopus laevis strain J_2021 chromosome 3S, Xenopus_laevis_v10.1, whole genome shotgun sequence):
TTTTGCATTATATCAGTGGTAagagtagtcaggaccagcagtgcagtgaataACCAGTGACAGACATATTGAGTGGAGTTTCCctttagaagggaaaaaaagggtCCAAAAGGCCTAAGGAAAATTTCCAGGTTAAGTAAGGCAAGGCTGTAGATTCTAAACGAGTCTGACTTGAAGAATACTAAGACAGTTGGGTTTCTTAAAGGATGagtaaaacctttaaaataagtgaatttaaaattgattattttgctattctaagaaactttgcaatgtacattcattatttattttttttaattccaagatattaaaggatatatgtactgttaatatgaatgaattttgttacaacagcgccacctgctggtcagtttcccaccagtctgaccagcaagtagtcaaggaagttgtcaggagaaagaaagaggctgatgttcttctgcttaggaaagaaatagaaacctttctcacatctttcctaagcagaagaacatcagatcagcctctttctcctgacaacttccttgactacttggtggtcagactggtgggaaactgaccagcaggtggcgctgttgtaacaaaattcattcatattaacagcacatgtatcccttaatatcttggaatcaaaataaataaataatgaatgtacattgtagaAGTGCatagaatagcccctcatcaattttacattcacttattcaaAAGGTTTAATTATCTTTTAATGATCACCCTTTGATTTATTCTGTATCCCTCTCCTCCAACTGTTTCCCAAACATGATCCTAATCGTGGGACATCGGCGTAACTACACACACAGCGTTGGGCTCTGCCACAAAAAGATCTGCTTCAGATATGGTGACATCATTTTTGGGGTGACTTCCCAGAGCCCCATAGAGCAGCTGTGCTTGGTAAGAAGTCTGGTGGATAGCAAGAATAATAGTGATACTTTGCACCTTAAACTAGAACCTCCTTTTTTCCTAATCTCAAGGGATGTCCTTGTGTCCtctgaaataaataaaggaacaTAGAATTTATTGTAagatctttatttatatttatacgtagtgatcatatctccccttaagcacctcaCCCCAACTTGGCCACCAATCTTTCCTTTTATAGCTGAGactttccattccctttatcagcttattCGTTCTTCTTTGTACTTATTATCCACAAGTACCCTCAGCTCCTTGTCCATAAATATCTTACCTTTAAGGTTTtaaatatgttgtatattttaTAACGTAGGACGTTGGACATTACTTACCTTCTTGCCCTTCTTTCTGCATGTGTGCAGCCCTCTATCTTCTCACTCATCTTGTGTGTCCCACCTGTTGAGATGTGCATTGTTGTTTCCTTATATTGGGGCAATGTATAGATGCCTCGGCTCAGAGTGGGCAAAGTCTTCCGCAGAGAGATTTCTTGATAAGGCATTCCCTCCGAGGGCTGGGCAACCCATGCTTCTACTTCTCTCTTACATAATAATCCATAAGTACATTTCTATATGTTTCTCCTAATTCTGAGGTCCACTTGTCCCCTCTGCTCAAGCACCTTTTCTTTCTACCTCATTTCTTTAACAAATCTTTCACTGATTTGCAGTTTATATAGATGAGAGAATCAATCAAAACCTAGGCAAATGGAAACCTTTTGCATCTGTATTTTGCACCATTACCCTCTGCTATTAGTCTTGCTTGTATAATAAGCAGGGTGGTGGTATCCTTTGGGTGCAGAGCTTGAACCTCAGATGATGCTCGTGCAAGAAAGCCCTGTACATTTAATCTGGCACAATAAGCAGAGGCAAAAAGCACCCCCTGCATGGATCCTTAGGGGAGCACGTTTGCATCTATTAGGCAGTACTTGTGTCTGTTATAGAGAGAAATAAGGCCATATAAGGCTTTCACATATTTAGATATCTAGGCTACATACATACCTGTGCATTTGTTTACTAAGATGACGAGTTCAAACTTCACCCTGTCCCTGGTTGTGACTCATAACTCAGTAAGAAAGAAGCTGTGACCAGGTGAAATCTCAGCTGTTTCCTCGTCGTCTTATCTGCACTCTTCTTGCCAGCGGCACTCTCATTCTGCATTCTCTTCTGGCAGTTATTCCTACACTCAGTTCCTGGAAAACACTTTGGCTTCCTTCTTGCTTCCCATTCTGATTCTCTTCAATCTCATTCTTTCCAAGGCTTTTTAATGGCCTGCCTCCCCAGGTGCGTTCGGGACTGTTCCAAGTTTATTGGGGTGTCCCTGTACCCCTTCTGTGCCATCAGCATCATCTGTAATATCCTATTGTTCTTCCCGGGATGGAGCGTGGAAGCCATCAATAACCCAAATGTGAGAATGACCCCAGAAGTTCTTTATCTTGGGGGTTTCATGGGCAGTGGAGTTATGGTAAGTGACAACAGATCTCTGTTCTTCTTTAGTGGTATCTGGCCTTCTCTCGTGGGCTACTGACTTCATTTTATCAGTAATGTAGTCTTTGCATGTACATGAAGTGTACCTCTGTCCTCATGCAGTCCTTACTCCAGCTTATACCTATGCCAGAGGGATAGAAAGCCCCATGTGAAGCTCTATCTACTTTGCCTTAGAAATGTGGGACATTAATGTACAGTATCTACAGTACCATGTACCTGTTGGAGAAGTTATTATAATGCTGCTGTCATCAGTTGTCGTGACATTGAGTAATAACTGAGCTGCACACTAGGGCTGGGAaagttgttttgtattttatttagtgtATCCCATTCAGCTTTACTTGAAAACCAACTAAAAACTTTCAACCTGCAACTGTCCACAGAGAACAGATGCAGTGCCAACATAAAAGGTCTACTGCTTCTCTTCAGTTGCAACTGAACGTACTTTTTCCTTGAGCAGTTGAGTGGAGAAACTAAGGGTCCCTTCCCAGATGATGACCACAATCATACCTGAATTTATGCTGCTCTCAGGTTCTGGAACAAACTATAACAATTTACAACATAAAATAGAAGAATCAACCAAACACCCCTCTGCAATGACACAAAATCCACAGTAGTAGTCATCCTATTGACCAAATGATGGGTTCAGGGTATGAACGTCACATTAAGAggttgatttatcaaaatccagaaTCATTTTCTCAATAATACTCCgtccaaatccgcacgggttttttccccttatttattaatatatttttctgaaaatgtcaTCTGCGGGCATAAACTTgaagaaattgtgaaaaaatcgaatcgtacaaattttttctgattttccaccagaaatctcagattttttcggatttttgctcaaaaaaacacaaaatcttcagattattgcacgaaccccagcgcagatcaggatatatttgggacttctcccattgacttatatacaacctcggcaggtctgagatgccggattttcagattctgactttttccatcctcggggtataataaattcagatttttttgagtttttggcatttggactttcataaataacccccctaactGTTGCCAGTGACCATGCCTGCTGTATTGAACCTGGTGAGCAGTCTACAGTCAGATTTGGTATCTATAATCATCATTCCATGGGAACAGTGTTCTCACATTAAACGTTATCCAAGATGAGTTATTTTGCCTGCAGATTACTTGGggctcaaaaattagaattttcatctCTTCTAGTGCTgagagcaattgcactctcttCACTAGCGATGCAACCCCCTCCAACGCTCGGAAAGGGAATTGCCGAGTATGAGGGGGGCAGCATCTGAAAAGCCTCCTCAGGCAGCAAAAACCCCAGAAACGCCCTTGACCCCAAAGATGGTTTTGACATTAGactgttattgttattttatacTGATGCtctgtttttccccataggtccTGATTGCTGCAATCTATAACCACTGCTTAGGAAAGCCCGGAAAATATAGCAGCCGTTCTAGGGTAAGGCAGTCAGTGTTTACATAATAGTGTATATAGGCCCCAATCTGGCTATAAATCTGCTTGAGCGAAGGTCATGTAATCAGTAATAAACCCACAACCTATGTACCAGTCTAGGTATTCATGTGACTTCATAtcactttatacattttatgCATTCAACAGCCCTGCAGGGTCTGCACTGGAGCTTGGATATTCTCTTTTTTCTACCCAAAAGGATGTCTTTTGTCTTCCATAGCTGGCATCTGTACCCTTCTCTTCATAATCGATAAGTGCAATGTGGTTACAGTCTTGCCACTACTCAAGGAGGCATAGTATTGCCTTTAGTATTTGGGATCACGTTCATGCATACATATCTGGGCACCATTGTTGCATATGTTTAGCTGTACATTCAGCAGCTCAAACCGAGGCAGGCTGCCTTCTATGTAGGGAATGTCCTACAGGATCCTGAATGGTGAACCCTGTATGCATATGAATTGTATATTTTATCTGCCTCACATGCTCACACTGCCTCTTATCTATATGCTCACTTACAGTGTCCATCATTCCTTTCTTTCCTCAGATGTTCCTCTCTATCATAATCTCAGCCGTGGGAGTGTGTGGCGCACTCTATGGTCTTGTTGTCTCAGCGCTGGGTCTGGTCAATGGTCCTCGCTGTATGTACCTGTTTATAAACGGACGGGTTCAATGGACAATTCCTTTCAAATTGCCTCTGGAGTTTCTGAAGTAAGTGTTTTCTGCCCAGTGGGATTACAGATTCCCTgagagctcatttacaaatcaaccaatcagatatttattttgaTGAATGTTCTTCTTTCGCGTTGGGCAgcgcaaaaacaaaaaatttaacatttggGGTTTCCAGGCGACTGTAGTGGGTTGCttgaactttttcagttcaagcccaaTTTGAATGTCTATTCTTTGGCCAGGACTGCCCTGGAAGGTCCAATGTTTGGTAAATACCTACCTAAGCTCATGAAATTATTACAGATATAGGATAATATTGGTGTATTGGTCACTTAGTCATAGCGTTAAgacaaaaaatacatattcacccagAATCTTACACTTGAGATGGCCATAGAAATCCACATTTTAGCCTCGTTTCCATTAATCGTTCAAATTAAATAatagtagtaaaaaaacaaatcagacgatgttctggccatgacagcaatcgtatgaaagttatgtctcaCGAATCGacagtgacagtcacccattcaTATCGTCAGATGGACAACACATGCAGATTTATTACTGTTATCTACACACGGACCAAAAATCGGACAAGCCTTCGATTTTGTGCAGGATAATCTTTGCGTCTACGGCCAGCGTAACTCACCCTAAAGTTGGGTTTTCCATGTATCTAGCAGAACAATTGCCATTTGTCCCTagttctcaccctaactggccttcactCTGAGCCCATGTGCCACTGCTTCAAGAACCCTAGGTGGCCCAATACCATAGTTTGTTGACCACAGCTATAGACTATAAACAAACAATGCCAGAAATTCAATCTATGTGTTATAGTAGCCTTCCACTCATATTTACCTCTTTTTTCCCACTTTCTCCTCAGTTTCGAAAGGAGTTACCTCTTCAACAGAAACGGCTGGGATCGGTGTGTCGAACCAACTGGTGTGGTTGAATTTAATGTCATTTTCTTTTCTACAATCCTGGCTTCAAGCTGTATCCAGATTGTGCTCTGTGCTGTTcagatgataaatgggctttttGGCTGCCTCTTCAACCCACGCCTCACCAAATTCTAAGAATTCATGGTAAGTTGGTGGTTGTGTACAAAAATCTTTGGTATTAGTATTACATATTATTGGTTTTAAACCTAATCAAAggctaaagctgcccatacaattttaaattaaGGATGCGCCAAACCCAACATTTTTGAATTCTACCAAATACCAAATCGCCACAAAAGATTCATCCAAATACCCaatcaaatccaaaccctaatttgacTACTGAAATCTTTAAAATGCTCATGTTCAATTGCCTGAGTTTCGATTTGTTAGATACATTTTGTGCCTTTTCAGAAGACATGTCAAAACAACTTTAGTACAGAAATAGTGGTCATTGTTTCGACTGAACTGGTTTGAAAGTTTAAACCCATGCAATAATGAGATAGATTCAGTTTGGGACACATATTCATTTACTATGTGCTGGGAAGGTTAAAAAGTGGGGGAAAGGttgcattttcaatatttttgtgttttttgcaccctgccctgtacATAGATTGTCATGTTCAAAGACCTTCTTTTCCATGAGAAATCCAttgctgcctgtgtttggcaCTGCTGTATTCATGATGATTGAGGCATGTAGGTGTCCCTCCTACCGCACCTAACTTGCACAACATTCATATTCAAAATTCAGGGAGCA
Coding sequences:
- the LOC108703456 gene encoding transmembrane 4 L6 family member 5 translates to MACLPRCVRDCSKFIGVSLYPFCAISIICNILLFFPGWSVEAINNPNVRMTPEVLYLGGFMGSGVMVLIAAIYNHCLGKPGKYSSRSRMFLSIIISAVGVCGALYGLVVSALGLVNGPRCMYLFINGRVQWTIPFKLPLEFLNFERSYLFNRNGWDRCVEPTGVVEFNVIFFSTILASSCIQIVLCAVQMINGLFGCLFNPRLTKF